In the Scylla paramamosain isolate STU-SP2022 unplaced genomic scaffold, ASM3559412v1 Contig1, whole genome shotgun sequence genome, CTAAACATTTGTAATCTTGTACCTCTACAACACAAGACACCACCGCCTGCTTCCCTTCCAAACATCGACACACAAAATGGGCCTTCCGAACACCTCTAAACATGCTCATTTCTCTCAAAATACTCCAAACCACACCATTATGCCTTCAAATCTAACCTCTTCTTACTGAACGGCCCAAAAACTTTCTTCCTGTCAAAAACATCCCTAAAAACACACTTATCTTTCCAAACACGTCTAAACACATTCTTTCAAATTGCTCTTTATCAAAACGTCCCAAAAATATACCTTCAATTCTTTCTAAACACCCAAAACTGGACTGATCTTCCTTTCTAAACACCCATAGAtaaatttctcctttttcaaacactccaaaaatacGTGTCTTTACAAAATACGGCCAAAAATTGCATCTTCCTTTCCAAACACACAAAGCACATAAAATTCCTTTCCAAACCTCCATAAGACACTAACACTTCCCTCCTTACCACCCAAAAACCATTTCATCTCATACTTTTCCCTTTTCAGACCTTCCCAAACAAACCATCTGTGTTAGAACCTCAGCAGATGAGCCTTTTTCCCTTCAGAACCTCCCCAAACAGACCTACTCCTTTTAAAACCTCCTAGACAAGATTTTTCCCCCCTTTCAGAAGCTCCCtaacacacctcctcctcttcagaaCCTCCGCAGACACAGCCCACCTCTCCTGGTCCACCGACAGCCTCTCCCCCACGCCAGAAGTAGCTTAAAGTAACATGTCCAGCTCGTCTCTGCTGTACACATTGGTTCCAGTGTTGTTGATGCGGGGGTAGCCGGCCACCAGCGCGTCCTGGGCTCCGATGTACAGGTTGTTGTAGATCTTCCAGTAGACGTCACGCACTTTCCTGGCAGGGTGGAAAAGGCCCTGGAGGACGTACTGCAGGATCTGTAcgggagagagaagtgtgtggtTTGGTTACGACTGGTTAGGTTACATTCATTCTGAGTACGAATTGCTTACTTGAATTAATTATCTATGTTCAGAGATTCTACTGTCCAAGTCAGCACTCCATGGACAGACcctcgggtgtgtgtgtgtgtgtgtgtgtgtgtgtgtgtgtgcagccttACCTTCTGGGGCCCCAGGGCGACTCTGAGACCCTCGATGCTGTCCATGAAGGCCTGCACCAGGTGGGGGGACGTTTCAAAGATGTTTGGCCACACGTAGTTTAGCAGGTGGATCATGGCGTCCTCGCAGCCGAAGCCGTACACACCAATGGCCATGTGCTTGATGGCAGCACAGGCAGTCTGACGGTGCACCAGGTCGCGGTCCATGAGGGCGTCCTCCAGCAGCGAGGTGACGGCGTAGATGTAGTCCTTGCCCATCTCGCCGATGTACTCAAACAGGAAGGACAGGGACTTGAGCACGCCGTTCTGCACATTGAGCTCCGGCACGCGGTACTCGTTCATGAGGCCAGGCAGCACGGTGAAGGGCGAGCAGGTCTCTGCCACAATGGCGATGGCCACAGTGGTGCACACCCTGTTCTGCCGCTCCTGCACCTTCAGGTTGTTGAGCAGCGTGGCCAGCACGTCGTGTGGGCCGATGGCCTTGGCGATGTAGCCAAAAGTGTTGACGGTGGCGCGGCGAATGGCCTTCTTGTGTGCCTTGAGTAGCTCCAGCAGCTCGAAGCAGATTCGCATCCACTCCCGAGGGCTGACATACTCCGGGCCGCGGTCGGCGATGCGGCCCACCAGGTCGATGCAGTTCTCCTGCACCTTCTCGTGGCGATTCTTGAGGATGGGCGTGAGGCGCGGCAGCAGGTCCTTGATGGGCGGGTTCATCTTGTGCATGCCAATCACGTTGACGATGCCCTTGAGCGCTCCCAGGATGGAGCCCAGCACCTCAGGGTACTCCTCACCCAGGTACTCGTACAGCACCACGCCCAAGTGGCCCATCAGCTTCTCCTCCTGGCAGGTCTTCATCACCACGGCAATGCGGGAGATGAGGTCGGCCGCCTGCTGCCGCACCTTGGCAGACTTGTTGTTGAGGCGCCACAAGATGGTGCCGCAGATCTGGGGTAGGTAGGCCTTGACGCGGGAGCCCAGGGCGTTGACGATGGTGCCGAAGCCGTTGAGCATCACCACGTCCTCTGTGGTCTGCTCCTGGAAGGCGTACAGAATGCCGTCAATCAGCTGCTCCTCCAGCCGGGAGTCAATGTCGGCGGCGCCCAGGTTGGCCATGATCTTCTCGATGGTCTCCATCACCATCTTGCGGTACTGCTCGTTCTCATCCTTCAGGTCGTCCACGATGCGGTTCACAATCTCCGAGGTGCCCACCTTGTTGGCAATCTCCACCGTGGTGTCCACCAGCTGGCGGTAGTTGCGGCGGTCCAGCGCCATGCGGTGGTTCCAGAAGTGCTTGAAGAAGTGTGGCAGGATCTCCTCCTTGATGTAGCCGGGCTCCACGCCGTCCGTGGCACAACACTGCTTCACCACCTTCAGCACgatcttcttcatctcctcgtCAGGACTCTGGAACTCTCGGATCAAGATGAGCATCACCTCCCGGGTGTAGTAGTCGGCGTACTCTCCGTCCATGAGCGGGATGAGGTAGCCAATGGCCTTGAGGAAGGCGGCCAGACCCTTGCCGCGGTGCTGCCGGATGCCGCGCCACAGGGGTTTCAGCACCGAGTCGAAGCTCTCGATGCCGTAGGGTGTGGCGGCCTCAGCCAGGGCGGCCAGGGCCAGGGCAGTGATGGTGCGCACCTTCTGCTGCTCATCTACCAGACCGTGCTCAATGATCTCCACCAGGGAGCGCAGGTGAGGCAGGATGGCACACCCCATGAGGATGGCAATCTGCTGCACGATCTTGATGCCCGTGTGGCGTGCCTGCCATGACTTCTTGCTCTTGCACACCGCCTTCAGGAAGGGCAGCAGGGAGGGGATGCCCAGGGCGGAGGGCCACAACGGCGAAGGCTCTGGCCGTGGTGTTACGCACGTACTCATCAATGTTGTCAATGTCAGGTCTCATGGTGGAGATCATGGTGGCCAGGCCGGCCGCCTTGGCCAGGTTGCTGATGATCTCCCTGCCCTCCACACGGGCATAGTAGTCCTCATCGATGAGCAGCGGCTCAATCACCACCAGGATCTTGTGCACATAGGGGCGCACCAGGTCGTCCAGCTTGTACAGCACGCGGTCAATCACCTTGACCAGCAGGTGGCGCTCCTGGTCCTCCAGCGTGGGTGACATAAGCAGCGGCAGGATCTGGTTGAACAGCGGCCCTGCCCCGAACTCCCGCGCCTTGTCCGTGATCTGCCGCAGCGCCGCCTTGCGCATTGGTGGGGGTGCCGTTCTTGATCTTCAGCAGCAGCTTCATGATCTTGCGTTCCTTCTGCTCCTCAGGGCTCAGGCTCTCCTCGTCCACGTCCTGCAGCAGCTTGTCGAAGTACTGCGCGTCCTCCGGCTTGAGCAGCGGCAGGTTGCCCTTGGGCTGGGAGTCATCGTGCCGTGGCGTGCTGCCCTCCTTCTGCATGTAGAAGCCCTGAGGCGTGCCGGCCATGGGGGTGGGCGTGGCCGTCAGCTTGCGGGCCGGGGTGCGGATGGGCACATAGCCCTGTGGTGGGGGCAGGATCTCGTAGCCGGGGGGGAAGAGGGCGTCCAGTTCCTCGTCCGTCATGGGACGGTTGCGCTCGTCAATCTCACGCTCCCAGCGGAAGGCGTGGATCTGCTCTGGCGTCATGTTGACCAGCTGGCCAGGCGAAGGCGTGGCCATGCCGATGGCCTTGGGCCCCACGGGTGTGGTGCCACCGGGCGTGATGCCCCCAGGCGTCATCATGCCGGGGGTCATGCTGGGTGTGTGGGGCGTGGAGGGCGTCATGGCGCCAGAGGGGGTGGCCACGGGGGTCTGGGCGGCAGGGGTCTCGTCCCAGCGTGACCGCCGCTTGCTGGCGCTGGGGGTGGGGGTCTCCTGGATGGGGTCCCCGGCACCCCGGTCTGTGCGGGGTGTCTCGGCCCACCCACTGTTGTGGCCGGGGGTCTCGCCGCGGTCTGTCTTGGGCGTCTCGTCCCACCTGTTCCGGCGGGCGGAGGGCGTCATTTTGTCGTGCCCGGGGGTCTCGTGGCCGGGCGTGGCATGGCCGGGAGTGGCATCCCACATGCGGGTGCTCTGGCCTGGGGTGGCTCCGGGGGTCTCGCCACCCTTGGCCCGGCCAGGTGTCTCATCCCAGCGGGCCACAGAGGGCGTCTCCGCCTCCCAGGTGGACTTTTTCTTTGCCTGGGGCGTCTCGTCAGCCGTCTGGTCCCAGCGACCACGCTTCCTGGGGGCCACCTTGGGCGCCTCACCATTAGACACCACCTGCAGCGTGCCCTCCTTGGACCGCTCAGCCATGGTTTTGCGGATCTGTGCAGGACAAGGTTACCTCAATACACAGCTCACTCAAACAATTCAACAAACTAAAATTTCATGAAgtaatggaaataaaacaaacttgcACATTCTGTCCATTCACTAATGTAACTTTTCAAACTTAAAACTGTGCAAGAGGCAGTAATGATACCAAAACATTTCAGTGTCTGTCCCCTAACTCTGTCTGTGTACAGCTGTCAGGGGGAGTGCAGTGGAGCAACCAGCACCACACTgctcccaccacccaccacaggACACAGACACAGCACAGGCACCAATCTTAGGCtaaacacagcacacacacacacactcaccagtgCCTCCTCCCCCTTGAGCCGCGCCTCCTGCATGATGTGGGCGTACGTCCGCGCGTTCATGTCGGGTGTCTTTcctcctgcaacacacacacacacacccgtcgTCAGTacccacacccaaacacacctgcACCTCTACTCTAGCCCCTACACCTGACTTCCTACACGTTCCCACCTCCCAATACTGAAGGGTTGGTTCATCTGTATCTCTCTGTGGGGGATTCAAAGGCTAAGCAAGAAAAAGGTTTGTAGACAGGCAAAAATAGGAGGGTATGGGTAGTTTGGCAACCCCCTCAACCACTTCTGGCATGGCGGGGGCAGGAAGCAGCTCTCGTCTGTCCCTGCTATCAAAACCATCGCTATGAGAACCTGAGCCTTCAAAACTACAATAACTCACTCTGAATTGTCTCACATATCAAAATCTGAGCCTCTGAAACTGAAATAACGACTCTTCGCTCTTCCTATCAAAACAGAATGACAACTTTTCGCTCCCTATCAAAATAATCCGTGAAAACCCAAACctttaaataaaaacaactcaCAACCATCCCAGCTATCACAACACGTCTTTAGTGACCAGGCCATTAAGAGTATAAGGCTGTCAAGTCATGTCTGTCCAATCAAAAAAGGATAATGACCTGGCCCTCTGAAACTATAAGGATTTGAACGCTTCAAAGTATAAGTACAAGAATCTATGTCGCTGAGGTGTCAAAGTAAGTCAGTGAGGCAGTTAATGTGTGAAATGCTAtgattgtgagtgttttgaaaCATTTAACTGgtgaagagatgaatgaattaCAACAGACTACAATACTTCTCTCCTAACTgtccagacctaacctaacctgacaaaTGAACAGAGAAATAAACATAACATATTTGTCTattcactaacctaacctaacgtaaccaaacctatcCTTACAGAAATTAACAGATAAAACATTAGCCTATCCTCTTACTCAACCTAACTAAACAAATCaatagaagaaatataaagattaTTAGCTTATTTCCTTAACGCTAAGGCtaagtaaacctaacctaacctaactataactaacctaacctaacctaacctaaccaacctaactaactgacctaacctaatctaaccaaaccgaACGTAACAaatcaacagaaaacaaaaagacaaacctTTAGCGTATTCCCTAGTCAACTAACCCAACCAAACGGCAAACGAACACAGAAATCAAGACACAGATCAGACCCTTCCTTATCACAGTGGTTGAGAGGACTGCCGAGGAGAGGGTAAATGACATCCACCTATTGACTTAAACACGAGAGAAAAGCAATCAAGTAGTAatattctctgtctgtctgtctatctgt is a window encoding:
- the LOC135095662 gene encoding LOW QUALITY PROTEIN: splicing factor 3B subunit 1-like (The sequence of the model RefSeq protein was modified relative to this genomic sequence to represent the inferred CDS: deleted 2 bases in 2 codons), coding for MAAKKYTTEDLEAHIQEIQNRKAGLKNGALPQPGGGGGGGEGGGTKEGERVRLDGGGYFDSDIYDNSNGNKYANYVESIGVDDLDEEDDDGGTMIGGKKGGNYAAPQLFLNEVVDKDHDPMAQYKRPTIADREDEYRARRIMQVISPERLDPFADGGKTPDMNARTYAHIMQEARLKGEEALIRKTMAERSKEGTLQVVSNGEAPKVAPRKRGRWDQTADETPQAKKKSTWEAETPSVARWDETPGRAKGGETPGATPGQSTRMWDATPGHATPGHETPGHDKMTPSARRNRWDETPKTDRGETPGHNSGWAETPRTDRGAGDPIQETPTPSASKRRSRWDETPAAQTPVATPSGAMTPSTPHTPSMTPGMMTPGGITPGGTTPVGPKAIGMATPSPGQLVNMTPEQIHAFRWEREIDERNRPMTDEELDALFPPGYEILPPPQGYVPIRTPARKLTATPTPMAGTPQGFYMQKEGSTPRHDDSQPKGNLPLLKPEDAQYFDKLLQDVDEESLSPEEQKERKIMKLLLKIKNGTPPMRKAALRQITDKAREFGAGPLFNQILPLLMSPTLEDQERHLLVKVIDRVLYKLDDLVRPYVHKILVVIEPLLIDEDYYARVEGREIISNLAKAAGLATMISTMRPDIDNIDEYVRNTTARAFAVVASALGIPSLLPFLKAVCKSKKSWQARHTGIKIVQQIAILMGCAILPHLRSLVEIIEHGLVDEQQKVRTITALALAALAEAATPYGIESFDSVLKPLWRGIRQHRGKGLAAFLKAIGYLIPLMDGEYADYYTREVMLILIREFQSPDEEMKKIVLKVVKQCCATDGVEPGYIKEEILPHFFKHFWNHRMALDRRNYRQLVDTTVEIANKVGTSEIVNRIVDDLKDENEQYRKMVMETIEKIMANLGAADIDSRLEEQLIDGILYAFQEQTTEDVVMLNGFGTIVNALGSRVKAYLPQICGTILWRLNNKSAKVRQQAADLISRIAVVMKTCQEEKLMGHLGVVLYEYLGEEYPEVLGSILGALKGIVNVIGMHKMNPPIKDLLPRLTPILKNRHEKVQENCIDLVGRIADRGPEYVSPREWMRICFELLELLKAHKKAIRRATVNTFGYIAKAIGPHDVLATLLNNLKVQERQNRVCTTVAIAIVAETCSPFTVLPGLMNEYRVPELNVQNGVLKSLSFLFEYIGEMGKDYIYAVTSLLEDALMDRDLVHRQTACAAIKHMAIGVYGFGCEDAMIHLLNYVWPNIFETSPHLVQAFMDSIEGLRVALGPQKILQYVLQGLFHPARKVRDVYWKIYNNLYIGAQDALVAGYPRINNTGTNVYSRDELDMLL